From Nguyenibacter vanlangensis, one genomic window encodes:
- a CDS encoding Rid family hydrolase — protein sequence MHAEDIHVRQLTGIDPTGGQAAPSLVEQCRAALEQGAQRLEQAGHTMEDVTRVVFLMRDTDGFPACFPLLREAFGAGRPATTLRLVPGFADPATLIEIELMVGPAE from the coding sequence ATGCACGCAGAGGACATCCATGTGCGGCAGTTGACGGGCATCGACCCCACCGGCGGGCAGGCCGCGCCCAGCCTGGTCGAGCAGTGCCGCGCCGCCCTGGAGCAGGGCGCCCAACGGCTGGAGCAGGCGGGCCATACCATGGAGGATGTGACCCGCGTCGTGTTCCTGATGCGCGATACGGATGGGTTTCCGGCCTGTTTTCCGCTGCTGCGCGAGGCGTTCGGGGCCGGGCGGCCGGCGACGACCCTGCGGCTGGTGCCGGGATTCGCCGATCCGGCGACGCTGATCGAGATCGAACTGATGGTCGGGCCGGCGGAATAA
- a CDS encoding 2-hydroxyacid dehydrogenase, giving the protein MKPDLLLLEPMMPQIETALDNAYTVHRFTDMAALLPVAASIRGIATGGGTGVPPDIMAALPELGIIAINGIGTDAVDLDAARRRNIRVTTTPGVLTADVADMALGLLLMACRGLGTGDRFVRAGLWGKAPIALGHTATGLRLGILGLGQVGRAIAARARAFDMPIAYHDIREFPDTGYRFYADLTELARDNDVLVVAASGGPQSRNIVNAQVLQALGPDGILINVARGSVVDEDALVAALQAGTLGGAGLDVFQHEPSVPDALKTMDNVVLQPHRASATVETRLAMGDLVVRNLAAWFAGESLLTPVV; this is encoded by the coding sequence ATGAAACCCGACCTCCTCCTGCTCGAACCGATGATGCCCCAGATCGAGACGGCCCTCGATAACGCCTATACCGTGCATCGCTTCACGGACATGGCCGCGCTCCTGCCCGTGGCCGCCTCGATCCGCGGCATCGCCACCGGCGGCGGCACCGGCGTGCCGCCCGACATCATGGCGGCGCTGCCCGAACTGGGCATCATCGCGATCAACGGCATCGGCACCGACGCGGTCGACCTCGACGCCGCGCGCCGGCGCAATATCCGCGTCACCACCACCCCCGGCGTGCTGACCGCCGATGTGGCGGACATGGCGCTGGGCCTGCTGCTGATGGCCTGCCGGGGCCTGGGCACGGGCGACCGCTTCGTCCGCGCCGGGCTGTGGGGCAAGGCGCCGATCGCGCTGGGCCATACGGCCACGGGGCTCCGGCTGGGCATTCTCGGCCTCGGCCAGGTCGGCCGCGCCATCGCCGCGCGCGCGCGCGCCTTCGACATGCCGATCGCCTATCACGACATTCGCGAATTCCCCGATACCGGCTACCGCTTCTATGCCGACCTGACCGAGCTGGCGCGGGACAACGACGTGCTGGTGGTCGCGGCGTCGGGCGGCCCGCAATCGCGCAACATCGTCAACGCCCAGGTGCTGCAGGCCCTGGGCCCCGATGGCATCCTGATCAACGTCGCCCGCGGCAGCGTGGTGGATGAAGACGCCCTGGTCGCCGCCCTGCAGGCCGGCACGCTGGGCGGGGCGGGGCTGGACGTGTTCCAGCACGAGCCCTCGGTCCCCGACGCGCTGAAAACCATGGACAACGTCGTCCTCCAGCCCCATCGCGCCAGCGCCACGGTCGAAACCCGCCTGGCGATGGGCGACCTGGTCGTCCGCAACCTCGCGGCCTGGTTCGCCGGGGAATCCCTGCTGACCCCGGTGGTCTGA
- a CDS encoding NAD(P)-dependent oxidoreductase produces MTDDGTIAAPRVAFLGTGIMGAPMARHIAQAGYRISAWNRTDDKARPLAAFGVEVAPSAVQAVSGADVVIVMVTSGQAANQILFEDGRAAAHIKAGAIVVMMSSIAVDVARTQAARLRELGIGYVDAPVSGGEKGAIDKTLAIMAGGSPDDIAAVSPLLRVLGRVTYIGPVGTGQLAKLANQVIVAGTITLIAEAFTLAERGGADPARVRQALTGGFADSVILQQHGLRMIERRFTPGGDAINQVKDLDAAARIAEEHHLTLPATERVAELFRAMVAAGDGGLDHSGIFLHIARLNGLPAHDIRTDDAMTGEPSRKA; encoded by the coding sequence ATGACCGACGACGGCACAATCGCTGCGCCACGCGTCGCATTCCTCGGGACCGGGATCATGGGCGCGCCCATGGCCCGTCATATCGCCCAGGCGGGATATCGGATTTCGGCCTGGAACCGCACGGACGACAAGGCCCGTCCGCTGGCGGCATTCGGCGTCGAGGTGGCCCCGAGCGCCGTGCAGGCGGTATCCGGCGCGGATGTCGTGATCGTCATGGTGACCTCCGGCCAGGCCGCGAACCAGATCCTGTTCGAGGACGGCCGGGCCGCCGCCCACATCAAGGCCGGCGCCATCGTCGTCATGATGAGTTCGATTGCCGTGGACGTGGCCAGGACACAGGCCGCGCGCCTGCGTGAGCTGGGGATCGGCTATGTTGACGCGCCCGTTTCCGGCGGCGAGAAAGGGGCGATCGACAAAACGCTGGCGATCATGGCCGGCGGGTCGCCGGACGACATTGCGGCGGTCTCGCCCCTGCTGCGCGTGCTGGGGCGCGTGACGTATATCGGTCCGGTCGGGACGGGGCAACTGGCCAAGCTGGCCAACCAGGTCATCGTCGCCGGGACGATCACCCTGATCGCCGAAGCCTTCACGCTGGCCGAGCGCGGCGGCGCGGATCCGGCGCGCGTGCGGCAGGCCCTGACGGGCGGCTTCGCCGACAGCGTGATCCTGCAGCAGCACGGGCTGCGGATGATCGAACGCCGGTTCACCCCCGGCGGCGACGCGATCAATCAGGTCAAGGACCTCGATGCGGCGGCTAGGATCGCCGAGGAACACCACCTGACGCTGCCGGCGACCGAGCGGGTCGCCGAGCTGTTTCGCGCCATGGTTGCCGCCGGCGACGGCGGCCTCGACCACAGCGGCATCTTCCTCCATATCGCGCGCCTCAACGGCCTGCCGGCCCATGATATCAGAACGGATGACGCCATGACCGGAGAGCCGTCACGAAAAGCCTGA
- a CDS encoding L-idonate 5-dehydrogenase: MTDMDFARTDALVIHARGDLRMEPAASPPPGPGEVRVRIAWGGICGSDLHYLQHGGVGASVLREPMILGHEVSGFVETCGDGVKGLPAGTPVAIHPARPCGTCPECRRGLRNLCRDVRFLGSAARVPHTQGGFRRVVNVAASQLHRLPPGLDPRRAALAEPLAVALHAVGRAGPCAGRTVLVQGAGPIGALIVAALAVRGAARIVATDLHDFPLAVARRLGATETWNARHGAPEEEFDVVFEATGVEGALPSAVARARRGGILVQVGMFPPGMVAVPMAQIIARELDLRGSFRFDGEFAEALTMLAAHPRIADGLVTHEVAFAAFADAFAAAADRRSAAKVLLRIGAP, translated from the coding sequence ATGACGGATATGGATTTTGCCCGGACCGACGCGCTGGTCATCCATGCCAGGGGCGATTTGCGGATGGAGCCGGCGGCGTCCCCGCCGCCCGGGCCGGGCGAGGTGCGGGTGCGGATCGCCTGGGGCGGGATCTGCGGGTCGGACCTGCATTACCTGCAGCATGGCGGGGTGGGCGCGTCGGTGCTGCGCGAGCCGATGATCCTGGGCCACGAGGTGTCGGGCTTCGTCGAAACCTGCGGCGACGGGGTGAAGGGCCTGCCGGCCGGGACGCCGGTGGCCATTCACCCGGCGCGGCCGTGCGGAACCTGCCCGGAATGCCGGCGGGGGCTGCGCAATCTGTGCCGCGACGTGCGCTTCCTTGGCAGCGCGGCCCGTGTGCCGCATACGCAGGGCGGGTTTCGCCGCGTCGTGAATGTGGCGGCGTCGCAACTGCACCGCCTGCCGCCGGGGCTGGATCCGCGCCGCGCCGCACTGGCCGAACCGCTTGCCGTGGCGCTGCATGCGGTGGGCCGCGCCGGACCCTGTGCCGGGCGGACGGTCCTGGTGCAGGGGGCGGGGCCGATCGGCGCGCTGATCGTCGCCGCCCTGGCGGTCCGTGGCGCGGCCCGCATCGTTGCCACCGATTTGCATGATTTTCCGCTGGCGGTCGCGCGCCGGCTGGGAGCGACCGAGACGTGGAATGCGCGCCATGGCGCGCCCGAGGAGGAATTCGACGTCGTGTTCGAGGCCACGGGCGTGGAAGGGGCGCTGCCATCCGCCGTCGCGCGGGCGCGGCGAGGCGGCATCCTGGTGCAGGTGGGGATGTTTCCGCCGGGCATGGTCGCGGTGCCGATGGCGCAGATCATCGCGCGGGAACTGGACCTGCGCGGGTCGTTCCGTTTCGATGGCGAATTCGCCGAGGCGCTGACGATGCTGGCGGCGCATCCGCGGATCGCGGACGGGCTGGTCACCCATGAAGTCGCGTTTGCCGCCTTTGCCGACGCATTCGCGGCCGCGGCGGACCGGCGATCGGCGGCCAAGGTGCTGCTGCGGATCGGCGCGCCGTAG
- a CDS encoding YjjA family protein, translating to MTRHIFILPVVAILSVAGLPPARAQMPAMPGMSGGSAMPAMPGMGGGNGGMMGGAMGAMGSGAMGGAMGLPSLSSAGAGNLAGLLGYCVQNNYLGTGTASPVMSALGHKAGIDPRTDSQYQAGRNGLLDTGGGNTFSLAGAGQGIKQQMTQKICTMVLNRARSML from the coding sequence ATGACGCGCCACATCTTCATTCTGCCGGTCGTCGCCATCCTGTCCGTGGCCGGCCTGCCGCCCGCCCGCGCCCAGATGCCCGCAATGCCCGGAATGTCGGGCGGCAGCGCCATGCCCGCGATGCCCGGCATGGGCGGCGGCAATGGCGGCATGATGGGCGGCGCCATGGGGGCGATGGGCAGTGGGGCCATGGGTGGCGCCATGGGCCTGCCGTCCCTGTCCTCGGCCGGCGCCGGCAACCTCGCCGGCCTGCTGGGCTATTGCGTGCAGAACAACTATCTCGGCACCGGCACCGCCTCTCCGGTCATGAGCGCCCTGGGCCACAAGGCCGGCATCGACCCCCGGACCGACAGCCAATACCAGGCGGGCCGGAACGGTCTGCTGGACACCGGGGGCGGCAACACCTTCTCTCTGGCCGGAGCGGGGCAGGGGATCAAGCAGCAGATGACGCAGAAAATCTGCACCATGGTCCTGAACCGCGCCCGCTCCATGCTCTGA
- a CDS encoding helix-turn-helix domain-containing protein, translating into MDVSARFTAEEIERARRYATAIPPADLDPRIGALVNELIGRVADKWTMMILDILAGHGELRFTRLSELVEGISQKMLTQTLRQMERDGLVVRTVHPVVPPKVEYRLTGLGLSLGSAFCGVWVWAAENLEQVEQARQAFDRRAGTG; encoded by the coding sequence ATGGACGTGTCGGCTCGCTTCACGGCAGAGGAAATCGAGCGGGCGCGGCGCTATGCGACCGCGATCCCTCCCGCCGACCTCGATCCCCGTATCGGCGCCTTGGTCAACGAACTCATCGGGCGCGTCGCCGATAAATGGACCATGATGATCCTGGACATCCTCGCCGGCCACGGGGAGTTGCGGTTCACACGTCTCAGCGAACTGGTCGAAGGCATCAGTCAGAAGATGCTCACCCAAACCCTTCGACAGATGGAACGTGACGGGTTGGTCGTCCGGACGGTGCATCCCGTCGTGCCCCCGAAGGTCGAATACAGGCTCACCGGGTTGGGCTTGAGCCTTGGCTCCGCCTTCTGCGGCGTCTGGGTCTGGGCCGCCGAGAATCTCGAGCAGGTCGAACAGGCTCGCCAGGCTTTCGACCGCAGGGCCGGCACCGGGTGA
- a CDS encoding MFS transporter: MKQPVFAGTGHAAGAGLSMPRAASQAEAPHHVITAADLRRAAWTSSLGSALEYYDFALYSLASALIFGPLFFPGQSPTVALIASFGTYFLGFAVRPVGGILFGMLGDRYGRKLVLLITVTLMGGASTAIGLIPTYQSIGIGAPAILILLRLLQGLGAGAEQAGAAVLMTEYAPRGRRGFYAALPFLGIQIGTVVAAVVYFALLFHVTDVLQGWMWRLPFLISSVILVVALYMRATLKESPAFAEIEEEERARSASLPDVVRQSWKTILLGMGLRMAENGGSSIYQVLAVSYSVNIVGMRNATGALSLLCAALVGTIFVPLSGLLSDRFGRVRVYRGFAILQLVAAIPVWYVLSLGILPLTIIALSVALGCATWGMFGTQGALLPELFGARHRYLGVSMTREVSAVLSGGLAPLAGSLLIAWISTAHHGAPRPGQQAWLPLAGYVMLLSVMTIVATFFTPDPRNRDLLDRRDMIDT; this comes from the coding sequence ATGAAACAGCCAGTATTCGCCGGCACGGGCCATGCCGCCGGCGCCGGCCTGTCGATGCCCCGCGCCGCATCGCAGGCCGAGGCCCCGCACCACGTCATCACCGCCGCCGACCTGCGCCGCGCCGCCTGGACCAGTTCGCTGGGCAGTGCGCTCGAATATTATGATTTCGCGCTCTACAGCCTGGCCTCGGCGCTGATCTTCGGGCCGCTCTTCTTCCCGGGGCAATCGCCGACCGTGGCGCTGATTGCCAGTTTCGGCACCTATTTCCTCGGCTTCGCCGTGCGGCCGGTCGGCGGCATCCTGTTCGGCATGCTCGGCGACAGGTACGGGCGGAAGCTCGTCCTGCTCATCACGGTCACCCTGATGGGCGGCGCCAGTACCGCGATCGGCCTGATCCCGACCTATCAATCCATCGGGATCGGGGCGCCCGCGATCCTGATCCTGCTGCGCCTGCTCCAGGGGCTGGGCGCCGGCGCGGAACAGGCGGGGGCCGCGGTCCTGATGACCGAATACGCGCCCCGGGGCCGGCGCGGCTTCTATGCGGCCCTGCCGTTCCTCGGGATCCAGATCGGCACCGTGGTCGCGGCCGTCGTCTACTTCGCCCTCCTGTTCCACGTCACCGACGTGCTGCAGGGCTGGATGTGGCGCCTGCCCTTCCTGATCAGCTCGGTCATCCTGGTCGTGGCGCTCTATATGCGCGCCACGCTCAAGGAATCCCCCGCCTTCGCCGAGATCGAGGAAGAGGAACGCGCCCGGTCCGCCTCGCTCCCCGACGTGGTGCGGCAATCGTGGAAGACGATCCTGCTCGGCATGGGCCTGCGCATGGCCGAAAATGGCGGTTCGTCGATCTACCAGGTCCTGGCCGTCAGCTATTCGGTCAACATCGTCGGCATGCGCAACGCCACCGGCGCGCTGTCGCTGCTGTGCGCCGCCCTGGTCGGCACCATCTTCGTGCCGCTCTCCGGGCTGCTCAGCGACCGGTTCGGCCGGGTGCGCGTCTATCGCGGCTTCGCCATCCTGCAACTGGTCGCCGCGATTCCGGTCTGGTACGTGCTCAGCCTGGGCATATTGCCGCTGACCATCATCGCCCTGTCGGTCGCGCTGGGCTGTGCCACCTGGGGCATGTTCGGCACCCAGGGCGCGCTGCTGCCCGAATTGTTCGGCGCCCGCCACCGCTATCTGGGCGTGTCCATGACGCGCGAGGTCTCGGCCGTGCTGTCCGGCGGCCTGGCGCCGCTGGCCGGCTCGCTGCTGATCGCCTGGATCTCGACCGCCCATCACGGCGCCCCCCGCCCCGGGCAGCAGGCCTGGCTGCCGCTCGCCGGCTATGTCATGCTGCTGAGCGTGATGACGATCGTCGCCACCTTCTTCACCCCCGATCCGCGCAACCGCGACCTGCTCGATCGGCGTGACATGATCGATACCTGA
- a CDS encoding YggT family protein, with the protein MLQLVFTLLLEAVRLYTWVLVISCVFSFLYAFGVLDTRNHTVWAIGNFLNRLTEPALRPLRRILPVVGNMDFSPLVLLLLIQYVLTPLIRQLYYTLAFSNPL; encoded by the coding sequence TTGCTCCAGCTTGTCTTCACATTGCTGCTCGAAGCCGTCCGGCTCTATACCTGGGTGCTCGTTATTTCCTGCGTATTCAGCTTCCTCTACGCGTTCGGCGTGCTGGACACCCGCAACCACACGGTCTGGGCCATCGGCAATTTCCTCAACCGCCTGACGGAACCGGCGCTGCGGCCGTTGCGGCGCATCCTGCCTGTGGTGGGCAACATGGATTTCAGCCCGCTGGTCCTGCTGCTGCTGATCCAGTACGTGCTGACGCCGCTGATCCGGCAGCTTTATTATACGTTGGCTTTCAGCAACCCTCTCTGA
- a CDS encoding fumarylacetoacetate hydrolase family protein, which yields MTFSVDRLAESFLRVRAGAPALPRVPDGCDVPSPDAAYQVQHATLRALGGRIAGWKVGAATPDSEPFAAPILDATLFDDGAPTRSSTLPQGLCRHIGVEAEIAYRFGRALPPRAIPYTTDEVCDAIASVHTAIEIIDTRFVEPGSQPALDHLADQQSHGALFVGPGIADWRGLVPVQERVTLAIDGAVVADHPGGNSAGDPIRTLVWLAAHAARYADGLAAGTVVTTGSTTGTLFVPPGTRVSATFAHLGTLSLTC from the coding sequence GTGACGTTCTCTGTCGACCGACTGGCTGAATCCTTCCTTCGCGTTCGCGCCGGCGCGCCGGCGCTTCCCCGTGTTCCCGACGGGTGCGACGTCCCCTCGCCGGACGCCGCCTACCAGGTCCAGCACGCCACGCTCCGCGCGCTGGGCGGCCGCATCGCGGGGTGGAAAGTCGGGGCCGCCACCCCGGATTCCGAGCCCTTCGCCGCCCCGATCCTGGACGCCACCCTGTTCGACGACGGCGCCCCGACCCGGTCGTCTACCCTGCCGCAGGGCCTGTGCCGCCATATCGGGGTCGAGGCCGAAATCGCCTATCGCTTCGGCCGCGCCCTGCCGCCGCGCGCCATCCCCTATACGACCGACGAAGTCTGCGACGCGATCGCCTCGGTCCACACCGCAATCGAAATCATCGACACCCGCTTCGTCGAGCCCGGCAGCCAGCCCGCGCTGGACCACCTGGCCGACCAGCAAAGCCACGGCGCGCTGTTCGTCGGCCCCGGCATCGCCGACTGGCGCGGCCTGGTCCCGGTTCAGGAACGCGTGACCTTGGCGATCGACGGCGCGGTGGTGGCCGACCATCCCGGCGGCAACTCGGCCGGCGACCCGATCCGCACCCTGGTCTGGCTGGCGGCCCACGCCGCCCGCTATGCGGACGGGCTGGCCGCCGGCACGGTGGTGACCACCGGCTCGACCACCGGCACGCTCTTCGTCCCCCCCGGCACCCGCGTCAGCGCGACCTTCGCGCATCTCGGCACGCTGTCGCTGACCTGCTGA
- a CDS encoding heme-degrading domain-containing protein, with amino-acid sequence MTDHARTGDTGADASSLARDLERIARQERELVLPGLTEEDAWILGCWLRQTANARRHPIAIDIRRGDHILFSASLDGATPDNVGWIARKTRVAARFHRASYAIGLLLQQEGKTITQRFGLPESDYAPFGGAFPLRVRGVGVVGTLCVSGLPQREDHRLVVEALASFADIPLDPIQLPPV; translated from the coding sequence ATGACCGATCACGCCCGGACGGGCGACACAGGGGCCGACGCCTCATCGCTGGCGCGCGATCTCGAACGCATCGCCCGGCAGGAGCGCGAACTCGTCCTGCCCGGCCTGACCGAGGAAGATGCCTGGATCCTGGGCTGCTGGCTGCGCCAGACCGCCAATGCCCGCCGCCATCCGATCGCCATCGACATCAGGCGGGGCGACCACATCCTGTTCAGCGCCAGCCTCGACGGCGCGACCCCGGACAATGTGGGCTGGATCGCCCGCAAGACCCGGGTCGCCGCGCGCTTCCACCGGGCATCGTACGCGATCGGCCTGCTGCTGCAACAGGAAGGCAAGACGATCACCCAGCGGTTCGGCCTGCCCGAATCCGACTATGCCCCGTTCGGCGGGGCCTTTCCCCTGCGCGTGCGCGGCGTGGGGGTCGTCGGCACGCTCTGCGTCTCCGGCCTGCCGCAGCGCGAGGATCACCGCCTGGTCGTCGAGGCCCTGGCCAGCTTCGCCGACATCCCGCTGGACCCGATCCAGCTCCCGCCCGTGTGA
- a CDS encoding SDR family NAD(P)-dependent oxidoreductase codes for MAMQLRRRTILITGGTSGIGRELGRQLLDLGNTVIVTGRDQERLEQAARDLPGVHTLLSDVSDPSAVAALYDEVVELFPNLDTIINNAGIMRNLKLDQERSLADVTREIEIGLNGPIHMVQQFLPFLKRRKQSLIINVSSGLAFVPFPAAPVYSAAKAGLHAYTRCLRAQLESTGVTVVELVPPGTETPLFRGEFAKEMKGEKGMDPKVLVRRAIEGIEAGKTEIRPGPSNILKIASRLAPNFMFRQMIRLSQLRPGVA; via the coding sequence ATGGCCATGCAGCTCAGACGAAGAACTATTCTCATCACCGGCGGCACAAGCGGCATCGGCCGGGAACTCGGACGTCAGCTTCTGGACCTCGGCAATACGGTCATCGTGACCGGCCGCGATCAGGAGCGGTTGGAACAGGCTGCTCGGGATTTGCCTGGGGTTCATACATTGCTGAGCGACGTCAGTGACCCCAGCGCTGTCGCGGCACTTTATGACGAAGTGGTCGAACTTTTCCCGAACCTCGACACGATCATCAACAATGCCGGCATCATGCGCAACTTGAAGCTCGATCAAGAGCGATCTCTCGCTGACGTCACGCGTGAAATAGAGATCGGCCTTAATGGGCCAATCCACATGGTGCAGCAATTTCTTCCGTTTCTGAAAAGGCGGAAACAAAGTCTCATCATCAACGTCTCTTCCGGGCTTGCCTTCGTGCCGTTTCCGGCGGCCCCCGTTTATTCGGCGGCAAAAGCAGGACTTCACGCCTATACGAGATGCCTGCGTGCGCAACTCGAGAGCACCGGAGTAACGGTCGTGGAGCTTGTCCCTCCGGGAACCGAGACCCCGTTGTTTCGTGGCGAATTCGCAAAAGAGATGAAGGGTGAGAAAGGGATGGATCCGAAAGTCCTTGTGCGACGGGCCATCGAGGGTATCGAAGCGGGGAAGACAGAAATTCGACCGGGCCCCAGCAATATCCTGAAGATCGCCAGTCGGCTTGCGCCAAACTTCATGTTCAGACAGATGATCCGGCTGAGCCAGCTTCGACCCGGCGTCGCATAG
- a CDS encoding HPr kinase/phosphatase C-terminal domain-containing protein — MTAPISYTGQIHAGCAARAGQGVLLLGPPGAGKSDLLLRLVDAGYALVADDRVVLSDGWASPPAALAGLLEIRGMGIARLPYLARVRPVLAVRLVGPADGPARLPPAFADPVTGLPEIRLTTDLASAVARVNLALDWLDGRCKLLTSEQM, encoded by the coding sequence ATGACGGCTCCCATTTCTTATACCGGCCAGATCCATGCCGGCTGCGCCGCCCGCGCCGGGCAGGGGGTCCTGCTGCTCGGCCCGCCCGGCGCCGGCAAGTCCGACCTGCTGCTGCGCCTGGTCGATGCCGGCTATGCCCTGGTGGCCGACGACCGGGTGGTGCTGTCCGACGGCTGGGCGTCGCCGCCGGCCGCCCTGGCCGGCCTGCTCGAAATCCGCGGCATGGGCATCGCGCGCCTGCCCTACCTGGCCAGGGTCCGCCCGGTGCTCGCCGTCCGGCTGGTCGGTCCGGCCGACGGTCCCGCCCGCCTGCCGCCGGCCTTTGCCGACCCGGTGACGGGCCTGCCCGAAATCCGCCTCACCACGGATCTGGCGTCGGCGGTGGCGCGGGTCAATCTGGCCCTTGACTGGCTGGACGGACGTTGCAAACTTTTAACGTCCGAGCAGATGTGA
- a CDS encoding IS5 family transposase (programmed frameshift) — translation MDRLVLTDAQWAKIEPHCLGKLSDPGRSGRDNRLFIEAVLWIVRTGSPWRDLPATFGNWNTAFRRFRDWREADVFKRIFDALSGDPDMEYAMVDATIVKVHRHGQGAKGGPQSQAIGRSKGGITTKILALTDALGNLVRFKLLPGNRYDTIGVAPLIDGINFEALLGDKAFDANWIIEELDQRGAKVVISQRSQRKNPRAIDEEIYKWRHLIENFFCKLKEFKRIAMRACKTDRSFEAMIYLAAGVINSR, via the exons ATGGATCGCTTAGTACTGACCGATGCCCAATGGGCGAAGATAGAACCGCATTGCCTGGGTAAGCTGTCTGATCCCGGACGCAGTGGCCGCGACAACCGGCTATTCATTGAGGCGGTTCTTTGGATTGTCCGAACAGGCAGCCCATGGCGGGACCTTCCTGCCACATTCGGCAACTGGAATACGGCATTCCGCCGGTTTCGTGATTGGCGCGAAGCCGATGTTTTCAAGCGGATTTTTGATGCCTTGTCGGGAGACCCCGACATGGAATACGCCATGGTTGATGCCACTATCGTCAAGGTCCACCGGCACGGCCAAGGCGCAAAAGGGGGAC CTCAGAGCCAGGCCATTGGTCGTTCCAAAGGCGGGATAACGACCAAGATCCTGGCCCTGACCGATGCCTTGGGCAACCTTGTTCGCTTCAAACTGCTACCGGGGAACCGCTACGACACGATCGGCGTCGCCCCTTTGATCGATGGCATCAACTTCGAAGCCCTGCTGGGCGACAAGGCCTTTGATGCCAACTGGATCATCGAAGAACTCGACCAGCGAGGCGCGAAAGTCGTCATCTCACAACGGTCACAGCGCAAGAACCCGCGCGCCATTGACGAAGAGATATACAAATGGCGTCACCTGATCGAGAACTTCTTCTGCAAACTCAAGGAGTTCAAGCGCATCGCCATGCGAGCCTGCAAAACCGACCGGAGCTTCGAGGCGATGATATATCTCGCCGCAGGTGTCATCAACTCACGCTAA
- a CDS encoding Gfo/Idh/MocA family oxidoreductase yields MTRPTGWGLIGASNVAREWIIDAIRAQPGGEVRAVLSSDEARGAAFAQAHGIASHTTSLQALLSRPDIDAVYISTNNSLHREQTIAAARAGKHVMCEKPLALSVEDATDMVQACNHARVVLATNHHLRNAATHIAMHGMIEDGRIGGLIAARVFHANFLAAALQGWRVNDQGGGVILDSTIHDIDTLRFLFDADPTSVFCMTQSGRLARDGIADGIMAVLRFPGDVLVQIHGGYTVPYAPGGIEIMGERGMIIGRDCMSQRPIGSVAVRTSDGEHEIQLKHHNLYHRAFELFTAAIHGGGRPAATGEDGVASLAIALALRESARTGREIGIKLP; encoded by the coding sequence ATGACACGTCCGACCGGATGGGGTCTGATAGGCGCCAGCAACGTCGCGCGGGAATGGATCATCGACGCGATCCGCGCCCAGCCGGGCGGTGAAGTCCGCGCCGTGCTCAGCAGCGACGAAGCGCGCGGCGCGGCCTTCGCCCAGGCGCACGGCATCGCCAGCCACACCACCTCCCTGCAGGCGCTGCTGTCCAGGCCCGATATCGACGCGGTCTATATCAGCACCAACAACAGTCTGCATCGCGAACAGACCATCGCGGCCGCGCGCGCCGGCAAGCACGTGATGTGCGAAAAACCCCTGGCCCTGTCCGTCGAGGACGCGACGGACATGGTGCAAGCCTGCAACCATGCCCGTGTCGTTCTGGCGACGAATCATCATTTGCGCAATGCCGCCACCCATATCGCCATGCACGGCATGATCGAGGACGGGCGCATCGGCGGGCTGATCGCGGCCCGCGTCTTTCATGCCAATTTCCTGGCCGCCGCGCTGCAGGGCTGGCGGGTCAACGACCAGGGCGGCGGCGTCATCCTCGACAGCACCATCCACGACATCGACACGCTGCGTTTTCTGTTCGATGCCGATCCCACCAGCGTTTTCTGCATGACGCAAAGCGGACGCCTCGCCCGCGACGGGATCGCGGACGGCATCATGGCCGTGCTGCGCTTTCCCGGCGACGTCCTGGTGCAGATCCATGGCGGCTATACGGTGCCCTACGCCCCGGGCGGGATCGAAATCATGGGCGAACGCGGCATGATCATCGGCCGCGACTGCATGAGCCAGCGCCCCATCGGGTCGGTCGCGGTCCGGACGTCGGACGGCGAACACGAAATCCAGTTGAAGCACCACAATCTTTACCATCGTGCCTTCGAACTGTTCACCGCGGCGATCCATGGCGGGGGACGTCCCGCCGCCACCGGCGAAGATGGCGTCGCCTCCCTCGCCATCGCCCTGGCTTTGCGTGAATCCGCCCGTACAGGGCGCGAAATCGGGATCAAGCTGCCATGA